The Metabacillus sediminilitoris genome window below encodes:
- the tsf gene encoding translation elongation factor Ts: protein MAVTAQMVKELREKTGAGMMDCKKALTETNGDMEQAIDYLREKGIAKAAKKADRIAAEGSTLVKVNGNEAVILEVNSETDFVAKNEGFKELINGLADFLLAKKPADAEAALTVTMDNGSTVEEYINSAIAKIGEKISLRRFTIVSKTDNDAFGAYLHMGGRIGVLTLLEGTTDADAAKDVAMHIAAVNPKYVTRDQVSAEEAEHERKILTEQALNEGKPENIVAKMVEGRLSKYFEEICLLDQAFVKNPDQKVKQFVESKGGTVKTFIRYEVGEGIEKRQDNFAEEVMSQVKK, encoded by the coding sequence ATGGCAGTAACTGCACAAATGGTAAAAGAATTACGTGAAAAAACAGGCGCTGGAATGATGGATTGTAAAAAAGCTTTAACTGAAACAAATGGAGATATGGAACAAGCAATCGATTACCTTCGTGAAAAAGGTATTGCAAAAGCAGCTAAGAAAGCTGATCGTATTGCTGCTGAAGGTTCTACACTTGTTAAAGTTAATGGAAATGAAGCTGTAATCTTAGAGGTTAACTCTGAAACTGACTTCGTTGCGAAAAACGAAGGATTTAAAGAATTAATCAATGGTTTAGCTGATTTCTTATTAGCTAAAAAACCAGCTGATGCAGAAGCAGCTTTAACAGTAACTATGGACAACGGTTCAACTGTTGAGGAATACATCAACTCTGCAATTGCTAAAATTGGTGAAAAAATTAGTCTTCGTCGTTTTACAATCGTTTCTAAAACAGACAACGATGCATTCGGTGCATACTTACACATGGGAGGACGTATCGGCGTTCTAACATTATTAGAAGGAACTACTGATGCAGATGCAGCTAAAGATGTAGCAATGCATATTGCTGCAGTAAATCCTAAGTATGTAACACGTGATCAAGTTTCTGCAGAAGAAGCTGAGCATGAGCGCAAAATTTTAACAGAACAAGCTCTAAACGAAGGTAAACCTGAAAATATCGTAGCTAAAATGGTAGAAGGCCGTTTAAGCAAATATTTTGAAGAGATTTGCTTACTAGACCAAGCTTTCGTTAAAAACCCTGATCAAAAAGTTAAACAATTTGTTGAGTCTAAGGGCGGTACTGTAAAAACATTTATCCGTTATGAAGTAGGCGAAGGTATCGAAAAACGTCAAGACAACTTTGCTGAAGAAGTAATGAGCCAAGTTAAAAAATAA
- a CDS encoding Swarming motility protein SwrB, with product MTTILLLISLLLHVVAFYFIVVLYSKYSTIKDLADSQRDLLEEAEQALTSFLIEIKDENEKLLQNLEAKGLENSTNEQDEKKSKVIVQSRGNAASDTKQEPAVFTDEELPQYLPKVDEIEDIIEINNFSQKNNISFEIEAINLHEKGHTVEQIAKKLNKGKTEIGLLLKFRQK from the coding sequence ATGACAACAATATTACTTTTGATAAGTTTACTACTCCATGTAGTAGCTTTTTATTTTATTGTCGTTCTTTATTCGAAATATTCAACCATTAAAGATTTAGCAGATTCACAAAGAGATTTGCTTGAGGAAGCTGAACAAGCGTTAACTAGCTTTTTAATAGAGATAAAAGATGAAAATGAAAAATTGTTGCAGAATCTTGAGGCGAAAGGTTTGGAAAACTCAACAAATGAGCAGGACGAAAAAAAATCGAAGGTGATCGTTCAATCACGGGGGAATGCTGCATCAGATACGAAGCAGGAACCTGCTGTTTTTACTGATGAGGAGCTTCCGCAATATCTACCAAAAGTAGACGAAATCGAAGATATTATTGAAATTAATAATTTTTCTCAAAAAAATAATATTTCATTCGAGATTGAGGCTATAAATCTCCATGAAAAGGGTCATACTGTTGAACAGATTGCCAAAAAATTAAACAAGGGAAAGACAGAAATTGGGCTTCTTCTTAAATTTCGTCAAAAGTAG
- the rpsB gene encoding 30S ribosomal protein S2 has product MSVISMKQLLEAGVHFGHQTRRWNPKMKRYIFTERNGIYIIDLQKTVKKVEEAYKFVKELGAEGGTILFVGTKKQAQDSVKEEAERSGMYFVNQRWLGGTLTNFETIQKRIKRLKDIQRMQEDGTFEVLPKKEVVQLKKELERLEKFLGGIKDMKQLPDALFIIDPRKERIAVAEARKLNIPIVGIVDTNCDPDEIDYVIPANDDAIRAVKLLTAKIADAILESKQGEETTTA; this is encoded by the coding sequence ATGTCAGTTATTTCTATGAAGCAATTGCTTGAAGCTGGTGTTCACTTCGGTCACCAAACTCGCCGTTGGAACCCAAAAATGAAACGTTACATCTTCACTGAGCGTAACGGTATCTACATTATCGACCTTCAAAAAACAGTTAAAAAGGTTGAAGAAGCTTACAAATTCGTTAAAGAACTTGGAGCTGAAGGCGGTACTATTCTTTTCGTAGGTACAAAAAAGCAAGCACAAGATTCTGTTAAAGAAGAAGCAGAACGTTCAGGAATGTACTTCGTTAACCAACGTTGGTTAGGTGGAACATTAACTAACTTTGAAACAATCCAAAAACGTATCAAACGTTTAAAAGATATTCAAAGAATGCAAGAAGATGGTACTTTTGAAGTACTTCCTAAAAAAGAAGTAGTTCAACTTAAAAAAGAGCTTGAGCGTCTTGAAAAATTCCTAGGTGGAATTAAAGACATGAAGCAATTACCAGATGCATTATTTATTATCGATCCTCGCAAAGAGCGTATCGCTGTAGCGGAAGCTCGTAAATTAAACATTCCGATCGTTGGTATCGTTGATACTAACTGTGATCCAGATGAAATTGATTACGTTATCCCTGCAAATGATGATGCAATTCGCGCTGTTAAGCTTCTTACTGCAAAAATTGCAGATGCTATTTTAGAATCTAAACAAGGTGAAGAAACTACAACTGCTTAA
- the pyrH gene encoding UMP kinase, whose translation MSNPKYNRIVLKLSGEALAGENGFGINPTVIQSIAKQVKEIAELNVEVAVVVGGGNIWRGKIGSEMGMDRATADYMGMLATVMNSLALQDSLETLGIQTRVQTSIEMRQVAEPYIRRKAIRHLEKKRVVIFAAGTGNPYFSTDTTAALRAAEIEADVILMAKNNVDGVYNADPRIDKNAVKYETLSYLDVLKEGLAVMDSTASSLCMDNDIPLIVFSIMEEGNIKRAVIGENIGTIVRGK comes from the coding sequence ATGAGTAATCCTAAATATAATCGTATCGTCTTAAAATTAAGTGGTGAAGCACTTGCAGGTGAAAATGGGTTCGGTATTAATCCTACTGTTATCCAGTCAATTGCTAAACAAGTGAAAGAAATTGCAGAGTTAAATGTTGAAGTTGCTGTTGTTGTTGGCGGCGGAAACATATGGCGTGGGAAAATTGGTAGTGAAATGGGCATGGATCGTGCAACTGCAGATTATATGGGAATGCTGGCTACTGTCATGAATTCATTAGCATTACAAGACAGTCTTGAAACACTAGGCATACAAACTAGGGTTCAAACTTCTATTGAAATGAGACAAGTTGCAGAGCCATATATAAGAAGAAAAGCGATTCGCCACTTAGAGAAAAAACGGGTCGTTATTTTTGCAGCTGGTACAGGTAACCCATATTTTTCTACAGACACAACTGCGGCATTGCGTGCAGCTGAAATCGAAGCTGATGTTATCTTAATGGCGAAAAACAATGTTGACGGCGTGTATAATGCTGATCCTAGAATTGATAAAAATGCTGTAAAATATGAAACTTTATCATATCTTGATGTATTAAAGGAAGGACTTGCTGTCATGGATTCGACTGCATCTTCTTTATGTATGGATAATGATATTCCATTGATTGTCTTCTCTATTATGGAAGAAGGAAACATTAAGCGTGCCGTAATTGGTGAAAATATTGGAACAATTGTTAGGGGGAAATAA